The genomic stretch TCTCAATCTGCGGCTTGGTGGAATTTATTCAATTTCGGAGGAATGACGATCAAGTTGCAGCAAGCGGGGAGACAAAAGGCTTCACAGACAATCAGATATTACGAATGCTGGCATGATCCACGCCTGTCCTCCCACCATGCCTCCGAGCGGATTAATCAGTCGAGATCGTTCCCTTCCTCATCTCTTTGATTCATCTGTTTCAGAACAAACCCTAATGTCTGTGATATTTCAATACCCTGGTTGATGAATACATTTGGATTCATCCAGGCCAAGCTGGCTCATGTAATGCATGTCTTCATGTAAGTGGGTGGAAGTCACTTTGTATCTGCATTTGAGtcttttcctcttcatcacttTCACCCACTCTCCCCCTGAGCTTATTTATGAACTATTACCATCATGCAGTAACACTTTATTAAGCATGTAGAAAGCCAAAGGGCCTATTAATCTTTCACTTGCAGTCTTAtgctcattctctctctctcacacacactcaagccCCCTTTTTTTACTCAGTAGAGTTCCTCAGCCCTCTTGAATGATTCAGACAGCACTGAGGAGATGGCAGAGCTCCTGTTAGTCTTGCAGTGAGGGAAGTGATGTGTCTTCCATCGGCAACATATCAATACACATTTTTCACTGGCAGACTTTTCTCAGAGGCCGCAATCACGCTGACAATCTCTCGCTCGATCACGCTCAACTGTTGCCATTACGACACATCTGAGCCGGTaatgattttatattataatgtCATCGATCCAGTTGAGGGGTTGACACCCCCGGGTGGGTGCTGAGCAGATAACAGTGGTCTGTGCTGAGCTTTTGAGCTAAATACGATAAAGAGACGTTGGTTCGATTACACTGTAAACTCAATGATCATTTCTCACGCTGAGATCAATAGTGAGGTTTATAGTGTCCGCCGCTGAGATATGAGCTGCAACAAAATTAGCATTGCCTGCATGTGCTCACCCAAACATACACAGTATGTACACAAAGACACAAGTCAAACACATCTCTGAACAAATAGCAAGTTATCAATATTCATCTGAAATGAGAGGGGAATCTGCGATGATTAAAGACTGCAGCACAGTATGAGAATAAACACAGCAGACTATAGAGGCAAAGAAAAGGCTTTGACAGGGTACCTAGCTGCGCCTCAgtgaaattaattaataatggaTAAGGTGAGTACAAAAAAGAatagaaacaacaacaataaaaagaaaaaaagtaacagAAAGCTTGAGAATATCTCAGAATCAAAAAGGAGTAATGTTAGGACCTTTATGGAAAATGAAGACTATTTAATtcaaagagctgcagagaaaaaaagccAATTTAACAGGCTTCTCAGCTTGAGCAGCCAGAGTAGATGTAACTCTGGCCAAAGATGAAGGGCATTCACTGCTTACTAGGCAGCAAATGTCTTTAACCATAGCAACAAGCATTAAACTATTTTACATCTGGTTTTGGATTAatgctaaaaaaagaaaaaaaaaacaaaaaaacacatccttTATCCTGGAAATGTATCTGTTTTGAGGGGACAGATGGCAGTGTGAGGAGCAACGTGAGCAGAGTATGAATGCAACAGATTtctcactgtgcatgtgtgcatgtctctTTCAGGCATGGTGCCCACGCCCCAGGTGTGCGTATCAACCCTGGTCACGGTGAGCACGATGGCAGTGGTGGACCTCTACCTGCTGGAGCAGAGCATGCTGGGGGCTCGTGGTATTCCCGGACCTAGTGTGTGGCAGTGTGCGGCGGTGTTGCTAGGAGATGTGGGCTTCCTTCTCGCGCTGCGCTTTGTGTCAGCCGGAGTGGTGTCAGAGGCGCGGTCGCCACGCCGCGGTTTTGCCAATGCGCTCTGGTTCCTGTTCCTGTCCCTGCTCCAGCTTAAGCTCTTCTTCGTCTGCCATAACTACAGGCAGGAGCGCCGGCCGCCTGACCCGCTGGCCAGGAAAACCTTGACGCTGCTGCTGTCCATCTGCCTGCCCTCCCTGTTTCTGATCCTGACAGGAGCTGACCACATGACGCCGCAGCGCAGGAAGCAGGAGGTTCGGGGCCGGCTCCTGTGGGTGGTGGTCGACCTGCTGGATGTGCTGGACCTGCAGGCGGGGCTGTGGGAAGCCCAAGGAGGGGGCGCAGTAGCGACAGGGGGCACCTCTGAGGAGAGGCTGCCCATCTGGGCCGAGGGCCTGGTTTTCTTTTACTGCTACgccctcctgctgctgctgccatgtGTGGCCCTCACAGAGCTGGGGGCCACCGGATTGCCAGGACAGAGGGGGCCCCGTAAGGAGGCTTTGTACCCTTGGCTCAGCTTGGTCACTATCAACATCTTCACCCTGGCCTTAAGGGGCACAGGCATGCTGTGGTACAGGGACCCTCGAGTCTCCACTGTGTTCCTGGGGAAAAACCTGCTGGCTCTGGCTGTGAAGCTGAGCTCAGCCTGGGAGAGACACAAGCAGGAACGCGCTGCTGGGGGAGCTGGGGCTGCAGCTGGAGCAGAACCAGCAGACTCGACCGTGCCAAGCCAGAGCTCAGAGCAGGGAGAGGGCCAGGCTCAGGGCAAAGCCCCTCCCTCTCACTATCACACACTCTCTCGCTCCCAAAGCCACACTCTCTCCCACGTCAGCCTGGAGCCCACAGAGACGCCCTTAGGACCCTCTTTCATCTCCCATGAACTCTAGAGAGTTTCACACACTCTGACCAAGCAAGCACGCACaaacgcatgcacacacacacacacacacacactcaaaactTGGACAAGCCAAGCCAGTATCACATCCAAGCAGATATCAGTGATGGGTATAACGCAGTGCTGTGGAAATGCATTTGGCAAGCTTGGCTTTCTGCACATTTTGTTGTGCTAAGAATAACTCTGAATGCATCGCTGTGATTTGTGGGTGTGTATTTTTGAATTGGACACTGAACACATCTGTCAGAGTGTAAAGAATATTCCAGAAATGTCTTTTGAAGTCTAGTAGTGTTAATTCCTATGTTAAATCTCGGCACAATCGCTCTAACTGCCACATATTTGTTGAATTCTGTCCTGCACACGTCGTCTTGAGGTTGtagtttgagtgttttttttttttttaagttctgATTGCTTGCTACCTATCCGATACCGCTCCATGTACAGTATCTGTGTAGGAACATCGCTTTGgttcatttatttgttaaattTGAGGTCAGTACATCTAGTTTGTTGaaaaattaaatcaacattCTCCCTGACATTAGATACAAAAATACCAAGGATGACCTTTAGCGTACATTTTCTAGCTCACTTTACAGGGAACTTTAAaaaagcaatgttttttttttttttttttttttaaaaggtagaggagagatttattttttccctcAGTGCCACAGACCCATGATTCAAAAGCCATCTACCAATAAAAACCCACACACTTCACTGCGCTCCGGTATTTCAGTGCAGAGTCTAGTCTTTTCATTCCTGATATTCATTCCAACCAAACGCAACATTGGCTGATATCACTTATTTGTCTGGCAGAAAATGTTAATCAGAGGAATCAGTCACTGTGGTGTATGGTTGCAGTGAAATCCTGCAGACTCATGGACTTGATGATCGGCCAACCCTGgcccacacacaccaaactgTTTCAGATATGACagatatttgatttgattttaacaaAGAACTGGATATTAAGTTTATTTAGTCCGTATTTAAGAAATGTATGTTGAACCTTCACATACATTTGAGGACTACTTTTGCTGTTGATGTTTCTATCCGATAGAGATTTACCACAACAAAATGTGCATAACTCAAGACgcaaactgtttgtttttgcataaGTAAAATCTTTCAATGGTAGGGCTTAAAGGAtaggctcacaatttttcacatctgtctaaaacaatagtcaggtgccaaTAGTGAACAGTGACATGtttttccttctgttcatactgaccattaagagagCCCTTCATGATGcaatttcaatgtaagtgatggggggaaaaaatcctccttttgtgcaaaaatgtattaaaaagtttatctgaagctaatgtgaagcTTTAGTCatccaaaacagtaaagtcaagtagatatctttcaacgttacagtctttttagtgccaaagtccatctttttgttactatactgcCACCGCAGCtcagcagggaaacactgtcagaggaaacacaaagagggaatttgatgctaaaaagactgtaactgtgggagatatccactttatttgactatctcagactgctgaagtttCTGTTAACTTAAGATAAACTTcaattttttgctcaaaatgaggactgtggattttggattttattaagggatcttctaatagtcggtatgaacaggaggaatgatcatagcaagcaaaacctgcataaatgttcatatgggcacctgactattattTCATCCTTTAAAGATTGGCAATAAGCATTTTGCGTCATCTTAATCCTGTTGTAACACAAAATATAGGTCTATTTTACTACATTGTTTACAAAAACAGAATACCAATGTAAGTAATCCCTTTACAGTTTgacaacacatttaaaagtcatGTTTTGCTGTCTTCTATTGTCTGTAATTGTCTCAAATtctctgtcagttattttccaaaaagaagaaagaaactgTCCTGTCAAGCcctaaaaatctcttttttccACTTGGATGAATGAAGCCTTTCATTCACAAAATTATCAAGCTGTGGGTGTGGTAGTATGTGGGCGTCATGGGATTATGGGTTAGAGCAGCAGGTGTAGAggatgtacagtacagtcaaGTGCCTTGTTTCCCCATGGAGCTACCAGCCTCTGAGGTGCACACATTATGTGTACCGTGTGAAACTTGGACATACGCCATGTGTATACTGTGAAGTTATTCCACGGCTGTTGTCAGCTACACCTCCAGGACAGAGTGCAAACTAATAAAGTGTTTCATACTTGCCTGGTGTTGACAGTTCATTGGCTATTATGTAGGAGCGTTATTGGCAGCCTGTCACccacacaaaaggaaaaaagcagGAGGCTTTAGGGACAAATAACTGCCTCATACTTGCAAACCCTCCCCCTATATTAAAAGTCAATCAACCCCAATTCAGaaaactgcatgtttttatgtttttctgatgCTGGGACTGGTGAAGTGAATGGaagccccccccaccccccccccccacccacatTCAAGCCAGAGGAGCCTGCTCTTTGCTTCACAGAGCGGCACTCTGACGAAAGGCCGTCATTTATCACAATTATGCCAGCGGCCCCATCAGCTCGGATCCTCTCACAGTAATCCTTGAGTGTGCTGTCTTGTTGTCTGCCTCTAatgctgaaagagagagaagtctTGATGCGATGGGTTGTGCATGTCAAGAGTTGTagtaagtgtgtgtgatgtgtttcagAGTGAACTGGCTCTTTGCTCACAGCGGCTCTGACTGCATCCGTCGGCCTCTCCTCTGAGCTTTAATAGTGCTATTAATTGAAATTGAGGCTATTTGTCAAAATGAAAGAGCTTATTCTTACTGCTTTCTACTTGATTTACAGGCTATATTTACTCGGAGTATGTATACTGTAACGGTTCGTGCGTTCATTCTGAACAGGATGTTCGGTTTGCGACTTTCCTCGGTTCAGTATGCTCTGTGACCCAAAGAAttattgtcaaaatagttgaaTAGTCCACTTACTCCGACATGTGGAACAATAATTATAGCACTTGAGTTCCACCCAGAACATTTTGacagtgcaccacttagctgtagcatgctaaTGAATGTATGCTAGCCAGCTTATCCAAGTtagcctggttaccctggttacccatgcTCATGTCGTAGTGTTGCTGccgtcattattattaaaatatgtgctgTTATCTCCGTATTTAAACAACATCATGTCCCCCtcatccccctcccctctctgtgatggtcTGCTTTGAGTGAAGCCATTCGCAACGACTATTAACAAATTTGCtgccactgcatcacaactaaactgttgcAGTAATAGTTTTAACCAAggagccattgttggatgtttgcatttttcaaaatataggatcaaaatattattttctacttttcttttttttttctgctgtaccgAAATTGTACCGAACCATGGCCCCCAAAAACCGAGCTACATACCGAACCCTGAATTTTGTGCACCGTTACACCCCTAATATTTACAGGGTGTTTTGGGACTAATGTACACACTCAGCCACAAAAGGAAATTCATTTAAAGTTTCTGTGGGGAATTTCTCTCCAGTTCAGAGAGACTTTTAAGGAAAACCACAGAGGGATAACCAGTGTAGCACACAGCACCGACTCCCGCCTACCCGCTTTCTTTCATCTCCTACTCCTCCGCTTACTctacatttaataaataaataaataaataataatacatttaatttgtaccgcacttttcattcatggtGAAATTTCAAACCCACGCACTCCCTGTTGGGCAACTtctcatatttctattataCTAAAAGGATCGACTGCACAGAAAGCCGGCTCTGCAAATGACCACCTCCTACAATTTGTTACACCTGTTAAGCTCAAGATACAGTGCTCAGCATTTTCCCTCAGCACCCACCGACTCTTATAACCTACTCCTGAAGAAAAGTGCATGAGCCGCTCTcctattttctttctccttgtGCTGCTCTCTCCAGTGCTCTCTATTCTTCCTCTCCATTCGCATGTACTAATTTCACTCTAGCCTGTAATTATTCTCCTGTACCAAAGCTGTCAGTTTCCCTTTTTTGTCTCCCAttccttcttttatttctctcgTTTGTTTAAATTTGCCCCGCAGCCGACAGGCAGCCTACCTCTCTGCACTTCCCCTGTCAAGGGTGGTTAGTCAGAGGcgaggaaaaaaacagagagggagaggctgGCTAAGATTAAAGGGTCAGGGCCACTGCCTAAAGCAGAGCGGCTGCCGACTGTCATTTATTTACCGCTTGCTACACACAGTGTGAGCTTGATGGAGCACGGGAGCCAGGAGAGACAAACGCACGCAACACGCTACCCCGACAACAATGACATCCCAAACAGTTCAAAAGGAGGCACCTTTAGACAAACATATGGCTTTGTTTTGCTTGGATGAGCACTTGGTTACAACCCATCTCACCTCATTACCCCTGACGCAGTGACAGCTACAGCTACAGTATGCCTACGAGCTCACACCTGCCTAGTCTGCGAGAGAGAGCcacatttaacagacagatgtcTAAATCATTCATCATAGCACACACCATCAGCACTGCGGCTTTTGAACTTCAAAGTGTATTCTATGAGAAATAAATGATGCAAAGGACTCTGGAGACAAATGCATACTGATAGTGGTCTCAGATGTTTGGGGTGACATCAGCTAAACAAAGGAGATCAGTGTACCTgatgcaaaaatgaaatgaaaaaaatgaagaacaaGGGTTGAAATGATTAGAAGATTAATTggttagtcgatcgacagaaaattgccaaatattttcagtgtttcccctagaatttttttcaggcctggtagtacacactgaaaaaccctAAAGAGATGAGGCGCACGAGATGGCATATTCGCGCTGTTGGCTTTGGTCAGATGGCGTTGCAGGCGGTCTGCAATTTATATTTGGAGAGGATGACTTAATAAGCTGCATTTATTGCAGCTTAAATAAGCTGCCCCTCTCCCTTCTTCCCCATCTGTATTTTTGCTTGGCTCCAGAGTTTTGgagaaactgaatttgaatttgtttgtCCGTCACCCGCACTAgaactttttcctctttttcggCGGCGCCATGCTCACGTTAGTTAACCTGCATTCCATATGCTCACGCTCACGCTCTGCAGTAATTTAAAAGGGACTCTGATAGCAGTGGCACTCGCATCGcatcaagagtttcccaggcaacgacacagaggttgactcacgtgtCGGAACAGTGCCGCACAGAGGCTaccaaacagaaatgatgttgatttccgaatgaatggatatttggtgttatatttggtattaaaaaaaaagagatttttttagCCTGGTGGGGGCTCTCGTTGGCCTGGCAGCCCACCAGGCCTCTACAATTATAggtaaaacactgattttgATAATCACTTAAGATATTTATCAaaccaaaatgccaaacatttgctgtttccagcttctcaaatgtgaggatttgctgctttttacaTCGTTgataactgaatatctttgtgttttggactgtcaGTCTGACAAAAATTGCAATTTTACAATACAATACTGTAGGGAGgacagatttgttttgtttctgaatTCAACTGGacaaaacttttctttaatttcacaaAGAGCCATAGAGGTGAGTGTCTCACAGAACTGGCCCTTTCATCTCTCACAGTCTCACAGTGGGGGTGACAGGGTGACGCTGGCCAGACCAGGCCCTGGGCTCTCAAAACCCTTTGAGAGACAGATGGTCTGACAAGATAACGAAGTAACAGCAGGATGTGAAGAAACTAAATTGACTGCTTGGGTTATTTTAGCTGGAGATGAGACTGAATACACACACCTCCTCTTTTcttacacccccccccctctctgtcttataaacacacacacataaaacacacacgcacacaaacacactcagcacaTGGCCTGGGACCCCTGCCGTTTGCAGTCAGAACAAATAGACTGTAAAACCATGGACTCTGAATGCAGCTTTAGATTTTTGTCTGAGGACAATGAACAAACAGCTCTAATATCTACAAATGTTGTTGTGTCGACCCATTTTTAGTAACGTTAACAAAACTCTGCTGATTCAGTGGAGAAAGtatgaatgtaaatgaaaaaaaaattctgaataATATCTtaacaataaaagtctcccgttatttagtcatttaaaagcttttaatttgaagcagtaaagcaggaaatgttgggtttgcatcagcagcaacTTAACACGACTGTGATAAGGCTGCCCCtcagaaagctggccaatcagaacacagtggGCTCATATGGAGGGGAGACAGGAGCCAAGACTGCCTGtcaagagacagaggctgaactgaacttttaaactgtgaatcatgcaaagctactttagtggagtccaaaaataaaaatatagagctggaaatgagcataataggtcccctttaaatctGGCCAACAGAAATTACTCGCAAGACTATTCAACAAACCTAGTTAAAGAGGTTAATGTAGCCAGAAGATTTTATTTGACACTCAGCCAAAAAATCACTAGGAATCAACAGAGACCACACTACAGGCCCACATCTGACTGTCTTGGGTTAACCGTATCAACAACGCATCAGCCTGGACTTCTGCCCGTCTGTCCTGGAGTGAAACTGCCGGACCACCTGGTAGGCTTGCTGTTGGGCCCTTGTTCTCTCAGGGACCAACTGCACCCGAGGAGTTGCCTGGGAGCAT from Thunnus thynnus chromosome 9, fThuThy2.1, whole genome shotgun sequence encodes the following:
- the tmem265 gene encoding transmembrane protein 121, giving the protein MVPTPQVCVSTLVTVSTMAVVDLYLLEQSMLGARGIPGPSVWQCAAVLLGDVGFLLALRFVSAGVVSEARSPRRGFANALWFLFLSLLQLKLFFVCHNYRQERRPPDPLARKTLTLLLSICLPSLFLILTGADHMTPQRRKQEVRGRLLWVVVDLLDVLDLQAGLWEAQGGGAVATGGTSEERLPIWAEGLVFFYCYALLLLLPCVALTELGATGLPGQRGPRKEALYPWLSLVTINIFTLALRGTGMLWYRDPRVSTVFLGKNLLALAVKLSSAWERHKQERAAGGAGAAAGAEPADSTVPSQSSEQGEGQAQGKAPPSHYHTLSRSQSHTLSHVSLEPTETPLGPSFISHEL